A portion of the Sabethes cyaneus chromosome 3, idSabCyanKW18_F2, whole genome shotgun sequence genome contains these proteins:
- the LOC128743648 gene encoding stress-activated protein kinase JNK-like, giving the protein MDRAPAHGAGPSNRYPMGVNTEFTVPNRFQHLTPLALGAQGAVCAAYDTVTGQHVAIKKLLRTFQDPVNAKRAYREMRLMRLVEHPFIIKLLHAFSPQNSVESFRDIYLFTELMDSTLNNVRTSTADHERVSFLVYQLVSAIRHLHRLGIIHRDLKPTNIVVRQDCTLRILDFGLARSFETNFMMTQYVVTRHYRAPEVLLNLDYDTGVDMWAVGCMFAGLITGEVFLPGTDYVDQWNRIIKTIGTPSDSFLARTSKSTQKYMSGLSFYPPADFAKLFPDDAFHKGVPRFKVLTNDNARDLLKRMLTIDPLERITVDEALAHPYLKEWIRDDELANQAEFPYDHSLDDKMLSMDEWRKLLFREVKEIQNATFPV; this is encoded by the exons ATGGACCGAGCACCGGCGCACGGGGCAGGGCCCAGCAACAGATATCCCATGGGTGTGAACACCGAATTCACAGTCCCCAACAGATTCCAGCATCTGACGCCACTCGCACTCGGTGCTCAAGGTGCTGTGTG TGCTGCGTATGACACCGTAACGGGACAGCATGTAGCAATCAAAAAACTACTCCGAACATTCCAAGATCCAGTCAATGCTAAGCGAGCCTACCGGGAAATGAGACTGATGCGATTGGTTGAGCATCCATTC ATCATTAAGCTGCTGCACGCTTTTTCGCCACAAAATTCGGTCGAATCATTCCGCGATATCTACCTGTTTACCGAGCTGATGGACAGCACCCTGAACAATGTGAGAACTTCTACGGCCGATCACGAACGAGTATCCTTTCTGGTCTACCAGCTGGTGAGTGCCATCAGGCACCTTCACAGGCTCGGCATTATTCATCGTGACCTGAAACCGACCAACATCGTCGTGCGACAGGATTGCACACTGAGAATTCTTGACTTTGGCTTAGCTCGAAGTTTTGAGACTAACTTTATGATGACCCAGTACGTGGTTACGCGACACTACCGAGCACCCGAAGTCCTGCTGAATTTGGACTACGATACCGGTGTGGATATGTGGGCCGTCGGATGTATGTTTGCGGGGCTCATCACTGGAGAAGTTTTCTTGCCAGGAACCGACTATGTGGACCAGTGGAATCGAATAATCAAGACCATTGGAACTCCCTCGGACAGTTTCCTTGCTCGAACCAGTAAGTCAACACAAAAGTACATGAGCGGATTGTCCTTTTACCCTCCAGCTGACTTTGCAAAGCTTTTTCCGGATGATGCTTTTCATAAAGGAGTCCCTCGCTTTAAAGTACTGACTAATGACAATGCTCGCGATTTGCTAAAGCGGATGCTAACTATCGACCCGCTCGAACGAATAACGGTAGACGAAGCACTGGCTCATCCCTACCTAAAGGAATGGATACGGGATGATGAGTTAGCAAACCAGGCAGAGTTTCCGTACGATCACAGTCTCGATGATAAGATGTTATCCATGGATGAGTGGAGAAAGCTACTGTTCAGAGAGGTTAAGGAAATTCAGAACGCTACGTTTCCAGTTTAA